In Aquimarina spinulae, a single window of DNA contains:
- a CDS encoding MFS transporter yields MTLKKILILMTLVAVVSDYLLHPFYPQFFEARFGITDPKYVGYYFAAICFMVMIAFPFWAYISKKMSELNILVYTQCIAGILALFCYWTTSYVNFWIISLIMVLFKGSYLLVYPYILKIITKKEHTSTIGVLSVVVHLGGILGAVIGGLTVDLVDASYIFLVMATGDFMQMGISMYVLRSKKYDTNKIIETQSTLDAKDKIIPQGFILKIGLVTMILYFSDFLIRPFFSLYWESLSDYDGKLISGSIYAIPGFVALIALWINTKYSPENKNKSIISALFLGMIGLILQGLPVEAIVIVGRIIYGWAIFQGVVRFDVLLFEFSSPNSYAIDYSKVHFFQNLGVLLASFSVGIVVDQHGLQIPFTVALAGFFITLAMYYFMFIRTTIRAKAKNLAKT; encoded by the coding sequence ATGACTCTAAAAAAGATCCTTATTCTTATGACTCTGGTAGCGGTGGTAAGCGATTATTTGCTACACCCCTTTTATCCACAGTTTTTTGAAGCTCGCTTTGGGATTACAGATCCCAAATATGTAGGGTACTATTTTGCTGCCATTTGCTTTATGGTGATGATTGCATTTCCGTTTTGGGCATATATATCAAAAAAAATGTCCGAGCTTAATATTTTGGTATATACGCAATGTATAGCAGGAATATTAGCATTATTCTGTTATTGGACCACCTCTTATGTTAATTTCTGGATCATATCCTTGATTATGGTATTATTTAAAGGAAGTTATCTTTTGGTATACCCCTATATCTTAAAAATTATTACCAAAAAAGAACACACAAGCACGATAGGAGTGCTCTCTGTTGTTGTACATCTAGGAGGGATTTTAGGAGCAGTGATTGGTGGATTGACCGTAGATCTCGTTGATGCCAGTTATATTTTTCTGGTGATGGCCACTGGAGATTTTATGCAAATGGGAATAAGCATGTATGTACTGCGTAGCAAAAAATATGATACAAATAAAATTATTGAAACTCAATCGACTCTTGATGCTAAGGATAAAATTATTCCCCAAGGTTTTATCCTTAAGATTGGGTTAGTAACCATGATCTTATATTTTAGTGATTTTCTAATCCGCCCTTTTTTCTCATTATATTGGGAAAGCCTCTCTGATTATGATGGTAAATTAATTTCTGGAAGCATATATGCGATACCTGGTTTTGTAGCATTAATTGCGCTGTGGATCAATACAAAGTATAGTCCGGAAAATAAAAATAAGAGCATCATTTCAGCATTATTTCTAGGAATGATTGGACTCATACTTCAAGGGCTTCCTGTTGAGGCCATTGTGATCGTAGGAAGAATCATTTATGGTTGGGCGATTTTTCAGGGAGTAGTACGTTTTGATGTATTACTGTTTGAGTTTAGTTCACCAAATTCTTATGCTATCGATTACAGTAAGGTTCATTTTTTTCAAAACCTGGGAGTATTACTAGCTTCTTTTTCGGTAGGGATTGTGGTAGATCAACACGGGTTACAAATTCCATTTACAGTAGCATTAG